GGATCGCGGGATCAAGCTTCGATTCCCCTTCCGCGTCGAGCGGCACGTGAAGCAGCGAGCACGCGCTCGCGATTTCCACCTCGCGCGGCCCGGCCGCGAGGATTTCCGCAAGCGTGCGCGAGGCCGCGTCCAGATCCGTTCTCCAGATGTTGCGGCCGTCCACGAGCCCCGCGGACAATTTCTTTCCGGCCGGAAGTTTTTTCAAAAGCGCCGGGAGATCGCCCGCGCCGCGCACGAGATCCGCATGCAGTCCGTGAACCGGCAGCGAGCAGGCTAAATCGGTATTGTCTCCGTAGGCGCCGAAATAAGACGCCGCCCAAAGCTCGAGGTTTCCGGCCTGCGGCGCAAGGAAACGGTACGCGTTCTGAAAGGCCTGGCGCGCTTCGGGCCCGAGATCGAGGGCGAGTGCGGGCTCGTCAAAACGCACGGACGCGGCGCCCAGCGTTCCGAGTTTTTTGAGGACTTCCGCGTAAACCGGCAGGAGCTTGGGAAGCAGCGACAGCGCGGAAAATCCCGGCGCCGTGGTCTTGGCCAGCAGGAGAAACGTCACGGGGCCGACGAGGACAGGCCGCGTCAGGATGCCGAGCGCCTTGGCCTCGGAGAATTCGCGGAAAACTTTGTCGGAGGCCAGCGAGAAGTCCTGGTCTTCGGAAAGTTCCGGGACGAGATAATGATAATTCGTGTCAAACCACTTGGTCATTTCCAGCGCGGGTGCCTGGCCGCCGCGGGCCATGGCAAAATACACCGCGAGGTCCACCCTCCCGCCGCGCCAGCCGTAGCGCGCGGGCACGCAGCCGGTCAGCGCGATCGTGTCGAGCACGTGGTCGTAGAAACTGAAATCGTTGGACGCGATGACGTCGATGCCCGCGTTTTTCTGGCCGCGCCAGTTCTCCCCGCGGATTTTCCGGCCCGCTTCTTCGAGCTCCGCTTCCCCGATTTCGCCTTTCCAAAACGACTCGAGGGCTTTTTTGAGTTCGCGGTGAAGGCCGATGCGGGGAAAACCAAGGACGGACGTGCGGAGCTCTGCGGGCATGACGGTTCCTTTCTTACGGCGTGACTTCGTAAAGTTTGATGGATTGGCGCGCGCGCCGGACGTAATAATTCGTGGTTTTTTTCAGACCGGACTTCGCGCCGAGCGCGGCCGCCACGGTTTCGGTGGCGCCCATGCCGGAAGCGCAATGCGTGCCCACGGCGTCCATGACGAGAAAGGCCAGGTTCACGGTCTCGCCGCAGATGTCGCGGCTCGAATAATCCGGATGGCCGGCCGAGCCCACGTAAATGTCTCCCGCATGCAGGGCGATGACAAGTTCCGGAAGCTGGATCACGCGCCGCGCATGCCGGGCGGCCGCGACCGCGCGCTCCGCGTGGCCGGGCCCGGAAAAAAAGCAGAGAAAGCCGTCGCCCACATATTTGACCGGGATGCCGTCCTGTTTCAGCGCGGCCTCGGTCAGGTGGAAGAAAATGCCATTCGCCCATTCCGCGAGCTGCGGCGCGCTGAGCGCATGTGACTTCCGGGCGAAATTGCGGATGCTTGTGGCCATGACCGTGGCCTCGACCGTGCCGGGCTTGGGGTCGTTCACACCGAGCAGGCAATCGGTCGAGACGCCGAAAAGGCGCGCCAGTTTCACCAGCGCCGGAAGGTCCGGGTCGTTTTCGTTGCGTTCCCACTTGGAAACGGCCTGCGGGCTGACGCCGATGCTGTGGGCGAGATCGCCCTGCTTCAAACGGCGTTTTTCCCTGAGATCGCGGATGATTTGTCCGAGCGGCATTCTGAGCTCCTGTTCGTGTTAGGAAAACTACCGCGGAAGAATCATGGAGTCAAACAAGCGCTCTTTGAATCTTCTCAACGGAAGGTTGATTGAAAAAATAAGGAAGAGATTTCAGGTCGTCCGTGCCGTAAACGTCATGAATCAGGGGCTGACACACGAGTAATTTCATGCGGGCCGGTTCTCCGGCAGTCATCGTATCCCTTTGAGGGCGGCTTGACCACAAGATTATGGGCCGCGGGAGGCCGCAAATCCGCGTCTTGAAAAGAAGGCGCCTTCCCTATAAGATTGCGTTATGCAGCTCAAAATCCCGTCCTCGCGCACCAT
The sequence above is drawn from the Verrucomicrobiia bacterium genome and encodes:
- a CDS encoding 5-methyltetrahydropteroyltriglutamate--homocysteine S-methyltransferase, which gives rise to MPAELRTSVLGFPRIGLHRELKKALESFWKGEIGEAELEEAGRKIRGENWRGQKNAGIDVIASNDFSFYDHVLDTIALTGCVPARYGWRGGRVDLAVYFAMARGGQAPALEMTKWFDTNYHYLVPELSEDQDFSLASDKVFREFSEAKALGILTRPVLVGPVTFLLLAKTTAPGFSALSLLPKLLPVYAEVLKKLGTLGAASVRFDEPALALDLGPEARQAFQNAYRFLAPQAGNLELWAASYFGAYGDNTDLACSLPVHGLHADLVRGAGDLPALLKKLPAGKKLSAGLVDGRNIWRTDLDAASRTLAEILAAGPREVEIASACSLLHVPLDAEGESKLDPAIQGSLAFARQKLAELDALKKISQKAPEASRLLSEGREALARRRAHPAVSDPKVRKRLASVTEGDFRRKSA
- a CDS encoding helix-turn-helix domain-containing protein produces the protein MPLGQIIRDLREKRRLKQGDLAHSIGVSPQAVSKWERNENDPDLPALVKLARLFGVSTDCLLGVNDPKPGTVEATVMATSIRNFARKSHALSAPQLAEWANGIFFHLTEAALKQDGIPVKYVGDGFLCFFSGPGHAERAVAAARHARRVIQLPELVIALHAGDIYVGSAGHPDYSSRDICGETVNLAFLVMDAVGTHCASGMGATETVAAALGAKSGLKKTTNYYVRRARQSIKLYEVTP